In a genomic window of Chryseobacterium sp. G0162:
- a CDS encoding ChaN family lipoprotein, whose amino-acid sequence MKNLLIAVLLAGFCSLKAQNFKAYQFYDQKGKEIKTDKLVKELADYDVVFFGENHNSSINHWLQLKITEALFEKKNGQLILGAEMFERDNQAQLNQYLSGKFDAKTLKDSARLWNNYATDYKPLVDFAKNKKINFIATNIPRRYASQTAKEGIESLNKLSDKEKTYIAQLPIKVTLDTPGYPEMKAMMGDHAEGTKVMNFISAQATKDATMAESILKNIQSGKTFIHYNGNYHSKEFGGTYWYIKQKNPNLKMAVISVFESENPELKVPSKDYIPTEFNLIIPSDMTKTF is encoded by the coding sequence ATGAAGAATCTTTTAATAGCGGTTTTGCTGGCGGGTTTCTGTTCACTTAAGGCACAGAACTTTAAAGCATATCAGTTCTATGACCAAAAAGGTAAAGAAATAAAAACGGATAAATTGGTGAAGGAATTGGCAGATTATGATGTAGTTTTCTTTGGTGAAAATCATAACAGTTCTATCAATCACTGGCTTCAGCTTAAAATAACAGAAGCTTTATTTGAAAAGAAAAACGGACAGCTTATTCTGGGTGCTGAAATGTTTGAAAGAGACAATCAGGCTCAGCTGAATCAGTATCTGAGTGGAAAATTTGATGCTAAAACATTGAAAGATTCTGCCCGCCTTTGGAATAATTATGCAACAGATTATAAACCGTTGGTTGATTTTGCTAAAAATAAAAAAATTAATTTCATAGCAACCAATATTCCGAGAAGATATGCCTCACAAACGGCAAAAGAAGGAATTGAATCTTTGAATAAGCTAAGCGATAAAGAAAAAACATATATTGCTCAATTACCCATCAAGGTAACCTTAGATACTCCGGGATATCCGGAAATGAAAGCCATGATGGGGGATCATGCGGAAGGAACTAAAGTAATGAACTTTATTTCAGCGCAGGCTACAAAGGATGCTACCATGGCTGAGTCTATTCTGAAAAATATCCAGTCAGGAAAGACGTTTATTCATTATAACGGTAATTATCACAGCAAGGAATTTGGCGGTACCTATTGGTATATCAAACAGAAAAATCCAAACTTAAAAATGGCGGTGATTTCTGTTTTTGAATCAGAAAATCCTGAACTGAAGGTTCCTTCAAAGGATTATATTCCAACAGAATTTAATCTGATTATTCCGAGTGATATGACGAAGACTTTTTAA
- a CDS encoding hemin-degrading factor, with protein MSILVNDLKEKWEALKAENPHIRIRNAAAQFGVSEAELLATGIGEGVTVLNPDFPGILTEAEKLGKVMALTRNDECVHERKGIYQNGDFSSPHAQLFVGEDIDLRIFLNHWKFAFAVVEGDKKSLQFFGKDGLALHKIYLTKNSDEAAFDVIVEKFKAEDQSQAFTFEAVAPKQAEKPDTEIDVEGFKKAWTGLKDTHDFFMMTRKFGVSRTQALRLAPEGFTQKIDNSKVVNILEEASEKGTPIMVFVGNRGIIQIHTGNVKKTLWHQQWFNVMDPDFNLHLDVTKIAEAWIVKKPTEDGEVTAIEVFNKEGDFIVQFFGKRKPGIPELQEWKDLVATLEQQ; from the coding sequence ATGAGCATATTAGTGAATGATTTAAAGGAAAAATGGGAAGCTCTGAAAGCAGAAAATCCACATATAAGAATAAGAAATGCTGCAGCACAGTTTGGCGTAAGTGAAGCTGAATTACTGGCAACAGGGATTGGAGAAGGAGTAACTGTATTAAACCCTGATTTTCCGGGAATTCTTACAGAAGCAGAGAAATTAGGAAAAGTAATGGCTCTTACCCGCAATGATGAATGTGTTCATGAAAGAAAAGGAATTTACCAAAACGGAGACTTCAGCAGCCCGCATGCTCAGCTTTTCGTAGGAGAGGATATTGATCTTAGAATTTTCCTTAACCACTGGAAATTTGCATTTGCAGTAGTGGAAGGAGACAAAAAAAGCCTTCAGTTCTTTGGAAAAGACGGGTTGGCATTGCATAAGATTTATTTAACTAAAAATAGTGATGAAGCTGCCTTCGATGTTATCGTTGAAAAATTCAAAGCAGAGGATCAGAGCCAAGCTTTCACATTTGAGGCAGTAGCTCCGAAACAGGCAGAAAAACCGGATACAGAAATTGATGTTGAAGGATTTAAAAAGGCATGGACAGGATTAAAAGATACTCACGATTTCTTTATGATGACCAGAAAGTTTGGGGTAAGCAGAACTCAGGCTTTAAGATTGGCTCCGGAAGGCTTTACTCAGAAAATTGATAACTCAAAAGTAGTTAACATCCTTGAAGAAGCTTCAGAAAAGGGTACACCAATTATGGTTTTCGTTGGAAACAGAGGAATTATCCAGATTCATACCGGAAACGTAAAGAAAACCCTTTGGCATCAGCAGTGGTTCAATGTAATGGACCCTGATTTTAACCTACACTTAGATGTAACGAAAATTGCAGAAGCATGGATCGTGAAAAAACCGACTGAAGACGGAGAAGTTACAGCGATTGAAGTATTCAATAAAGAAGGAGACTTTATCGTTCAGTTCTTTGGAAAAAGAAAACCTGGAATTCCTGAACTTCAGGAATGGAAAGATCTTGTAGCAACTCTTGAACAACAATAA
- a CDS encoding class I SAM-dependent methyltransferase, whose amino-acid sequence MEKEELKILAENLANPQGEKGVEIGEMMNATNIGMTLESIRTLLIEDDERILEIGHGNADHVKSILNLAKGLKYTGIDISETMHLEAKRLNQKFEDQADFVLYEGEILPFADETFDKIFTVNTVYFWENPVGFLNEICRVLKDNGTFVLTFGQRDFMEKLPFTAYNFTLYNNDDMEELVSKSHFKRMKTSEREEEIKSKTGNETIQRIYTILTIKK is encoded by the coding sequence ATGGAAAAAGAAGAATTAAAAATCCTCGCAGAGAATCTTGCCAATCCTCAGGGAGAAAAAGGCGTAGAGATCGGTGAAATGATGAATGCCACTAACATCGGTATGACGTTAGAAAGTATCAGAACCCTTTTGATAGAAGACGATGAAAGAATCCTTGAAATAGGACATGGAAATGCAGATCACGTAAAAAGTATTCTCAATCTGGCCAAAGGGCTGAAATACACGGGTATCGATATTTCTGAAACCATGCATCTTGAAGCCAAAAGACTGAATCAGAAGTTTGAAGATCAGGCAGATTTTGTTCTGTATGAAGGGGAAATACTTCCTTTTGCAGATGAGACTTTTGATAAAATATTTACTGTAAATACTGTTTATTTCTGGGAAAATCCGGTTGGTTTTTTAAATGAAATCTGCAGAGTTTTAAAGGATAACGGGACTTTTGTTCTGACTTTCGGACAAAGAGATTTTATGGAGAAACTGCCCTTTACAGCCTATAATTTCACTCTTTATAATAATGATGATATGGAAGAACTGGTTTCAAAAAGTCATTTCAAAAGAATGAAAACTTCAGAAAGAGAAGAAGAAATAAAAAGCAAAACAGGAAACGAAACAATACAAAGAATCTATACAATTTTAACTATAAAAAAATAA
- a CDS encoding heme ABC transporter ATP-binding protein → MIKAHQINYKHKEFCILDGVDVSLDYGEFLAIVGPNGAGKSSLLSVLAHEVKSEKRKVLFKDKPIEDWNVKELSMHKAKFSQHNSNDIPLEVKDVVMMGRYPYFDAQPGKEDLEAMNNKMYETDIFHLKEREYNSLSGGEKQRVHLSRVMAQLENNIAHKLVFLDEPLNNLDVKHQYKALEIIKNFTKKTNSAIVVLHDLNLAAQFADKILLMKSGQVSAYGTPQEVFTAENISHAYNFPCTICEHPVTNNPMIIFG, encoded by the coding sequence ATGATCAAAGCACATCAAATTAACTATAAACATAAAGAGTTCTGTATTCTGGATGGGGTAGATGTCTCATTGGATTACGGAGAATTTTTAGCCATTGTAGGTCCTAATGGAGCTGGAAAATCAAGTCTTTTAAGTGTTTTGGCTCATGAAGTGAAATCTGAGAAACGAAAAGTATTATTTAAAGATAAACCTATTGAAGACTGGAATGTAAAAGAACTTTCTATGCATAAAGCAAAGTTTTCACAGCATAACAGTAATGATATTCCTCTTGAAGTAAAAGATGTAGTCATGATGGGAAGGTATCCTTATTTTGATGCACAGCCCGGAAAAGAGGATCTTGAAGCCATGAATAATAAGATGTATGAAACAGATATTTTTCATCTGAAAGAAAGAGAATATAACTCTCTTTCAGGAGGAGAAAAACAACGGGTGCATCTTTCAAGAGTAATGGCGCAGCTGGAAAATAATATTGCCCACAAATTGGTTTTTCTGGATGAACCTCTGAATAATCTGGATGTAAAACATCAATATAAGGCACTGGAAATTATCAAAAATTTCACCAAAAAAACAAACAGTGCGATTGTTGTTCTTCATGACCTGAATCTAGCCGCTCAATTTGCGGATAAAATTTTATTAATGAAATCAGGACAGGTTTCAGCTTATGGAACACCACAGGAAGTTTTTACAGCAGAAAATATCAGCCATGCTTATAACTTTCCATGTACCATCTGTGAACACCCTGTTACGAATAACCCAATGATCATTTTCGGATAA
- a CDS encoding FecCD family ABC transporter permease, with product MKTQSKLYFYMTISTILLIIIAVWSINTGVYDFGGKSAFNVLGKVIQGDSSLSLSDKYVVWDVRAARIIMAVLIGSMLSVSGTSLQGLFKNPLATGDLIGLTSGATLLAAIAIVLGGHFKEYLPEAVQFSLVGISAFIGSFLSMMLVYRISTSGGKTNVVMMLLTGVAITAIGFSITGFLIYVSKDEQLRDLTFWNLGSLAAATWTKNIILGIVMMGAYIILLPKGKALNAMMLGEKDAQHLGINVERLKKQIIIIVALMVGSCVAFSGTIGFVGLIVPYILRLLFKSNYTFILPLSAVFGSILLLTADTFSRSIVEPSELPIGILTALMGGPIFIAILVKFKKSL from the coding sequence TTGAAAACGCAAAGTAAACTATACTTTTACATGACAATAAGTACCATACTGCTTATTATTATAGCAGTATGGTCTATTAATACAGGGGTTTACGATTTTGGTGGTAAATCTGCATTTAACGTTTTAGGAAAAGTGATACAAGGAGATTCCAGTTTGTCATTGAGTGATAAATATGTAGTATGGGATGTAAGGGCAGCCAGAATTATTATGGCTGTTTTAATTGGAAGTATGTTGTCTGTTTCAGGAACAAGCCTTCAGGGATTATTCAAAAACCCTTTGGCAACAGGAGATTTAATAGGTCTTACCTCAGGTGCGACCCTATTGGCTGCCATTGCCATTGTTTTAGGAGGACATTTTAAAGAATATCTTCCTGAAGCCGTACAATTTTCGCTGGTAGGAATTTCTGCTTTCATAGGATCTTTTTTATCCATGATGCTGGTATACAGAATTTCAACAAGCGGCGGAAAAACCAATGTGGTTATGATGCTGTTGACCGGTGTTGCTATTACAGCAATAGGATTTTCTATTACTGGTTTCTTAATATATGTATCAAAAGATGAACAGCTTAGAGATTTGACATTTTGGAATTTGGGAAGTTTAGCTGCAGCAACATGGACGAAGAATATTATTCTTGGCATTGTCATGATGGGAGCCTATATTATTTTACTGCCTAAAGGAAAAGCTTTGAATGCCATGATGCTGGGAGAGAAAGATGCGCAGCATTTAGGAATCAATGTAGAAAGGCTGAAGAAGCAGATCATTATTATTGTTGCATTGATGGTGGGAAGTTGTGTTGCATTTTCAGGAACCATTGGCTTTGTAGGTCTTATCGTACCTTATATCTTAAGACTTTTGTTCAAATCCAATTATACTTTTATCCTGCCTTTGTCTGCCGTATTTGGAAGTATTTTGCTTCTGACAGCAGATACCTTCAGCAGAAGTATTGTAGAACCTTCAGAATTACCGATCGGGATTTTGACCGCTTTAATGGGGGGACCTATTTTTATCGCTATTTTGGTTAAATTTAAAAAATCACTGTAA
- a CDS encoding hemin ABC transporter substrate-binding protein has translation MKKFILAASVLVAVYSCKKEEGAQKENTTEATSEAPKSNNKIVTLNGGITEIVSALGHEKEIVGTDVTSTYPVSLKATAKDLGHVRSMTIEPIMAVSPTLILASDKDINPELMGKIKASGIKTEIFKQEYTVDGTKKLIEDVAKAIGNTDYKKLTDKIDADLKQVQPLAKKPKVLFIYARGNMLMVAGKNTPMASLINLAGGENAVNEFEDFKPLTPEAVVKANPDVLFFFETGLQGAGGNEGALKMPGVSQTNAGKNKKIIAMDGGLVSGFGPRLGEAAVGLNKLLIENAK, from the coding sequence ATGAAGAAATTTATCCTTGCAGCTTCTGTTCTTGTAGCAGTATATTCTTGCAAAAAAGAAGAAGGTGCTCAAAAAGAAAATACAACGGAAGCGACTTCTGAAGCTCCAAAAAGCAACAATAAAATCGTCACCTTAAATGGTGGAATTACAGAAATTGTAAGTGCCTTAGGTCACGAAAAAGAAATTGTAGGAACAGACGTTACCAGTACGTATCCTGTAAGTTTAAAAGCTACAGCCAAAGATCTTGGACATGTAAGATCAATGACTATTGAGCCGATCATGGCAGTAAGTCCTACTTTAATTCTAGCTTCCGATAAAGATATCAACCCTGAATTGATGGGGAAAATCAAAGCTTCTGGCATTAAAACAGAGATCTTTAAGCAGGAATATACTGTTGATGGTACTAAAAAACTGATTGAAGATGTTGCAAAAGCCATTGGAAATACAGATTATAAGAAATTAACTGATAAAATTGATGCAGATTTGAAGCAGGTTCAGCCCTTAGCTAAAAAACCGAAAGTATTATTTATCTATGCTAGAGGAAATATGCTAATGGTAGCAGGTAAAAATACTCCAATGGCCTCTTTAATTAATCTGGCAGGAGGTGAAAATGCAGTGAATGAATTTGAAGATTTCAAACCATTAACTCCGGAAGCGGTTGTAAAAGCTAATCCTGATGTGCTTTTCTTTTTTGAAACAGGATTACAGGGAGCAGGTGGAAACGAAGGAGCATTGAAGATGCCGGGAGTTTCCCAGACCAATGCCGGAAAAAATAAGAAAATCATCGCAATGGATGGAGGGTTAGTTTCAGGTTTTGGACCGAGACTAGGAGAAGCAGCAGTTGGATTAAACAAACTTTTAATTGAAAACGCAAAGTAA
- a CDS encoding HmuY family protein → MKYLKIFSILSVMLAAQSCISADEDKVPAPPITGSSVNVPVGGATEPNQVWIDLSDMVKEEKEPRKTINKRTDWDLGFYTGDDFRVIMNGSLAMTVIKIPNAKDISKVKESDVTNLKDIAQVGTFDAENMKYVDNPNGQFLTQTSGIEPIKENDADNPVYLINLGREIPPATNIGAGSVSLSGEPRGWKKVQILRATNGYKIRYADLNAGSDGIREYIITKDPEYNFAFFNLKTGTPAKIQPKKKSWDLAFTTFTNEVFMSPGNSAGSYFYADFVTINSLDGVKAYQVNVTGNLEQAYAAFKLKDVDNNKFILNDHRAIGDKWRTTTGTADNPVPFVYSDRFFILKDPNGFYFKLKFTSMKNLKGERGFTSFAFDPL, encoded by the coding sequence ATGAAGTATTTAAAAATATTTTCGATTCTTTCTGTAATGCTAGCGGCACAGTCTTGTATTTCTGCCGATGAAGACAAAGTTCCTGCGCCCCCTATTACCGGTTCTTCGGTGAATGTACCTGTGGGAGGAGCTACTGAGCCCAATCAGGTGTGGATTGATCTGAGTGATATGGTTAAGGAAGAAAAAGAGCCTAGAAAAACTATTAATAAACGAACGGATTGGGACTTAGGATTTTATACAGGCGATGATTTCAGGGTAATTATGAACGGGTCTCTTGCCATGACGGTCATTAAAATACCTAATGCTAAAGATATCAGCAAGGTAAAAGAATCAGATGTAACCAACTTAAAAGATATTGCGCAGGTTGGAACATTTGATGCTGAAAATATGAAGTATGTAGATAATCCAAATGGTCAATTCCTGACTCAAACTTCTGGAATTGAACCGATCAAAGAAAATGATGCGGATAATCCTGTTTATTTAATTAATTTAGGAAGAGAAATTCCTCCTGCCACTAATATTGGAGCGGGTTCTGTCTCATTATCAGGTGAGCCGAGAGGATGGAAGAAAGTCCAGATTCTAAGGGCTACTAACGGCTACAAAATTCGTTATGCAGATCTTAATGCCGGAAGCGATGGGATTAGAGAGTATATCATAACAAAAGACCCTGAGTATAACTTTGCTTTTTTCAATCTTAAAACAGGAACTCCTGCAAAGATTCAGCCTAAGAAAAAAAGCTGGGATTTAGCCTTTACTACATTTACTAATGAAGTATTTATGAGTCCAGGGAACAGCGCAGGTAGTTACTTTTATGCAGACTTTGTAACTATTAATAGCCTAGATGGAGTGAAAGCATATCAAGTAAATGTTACAGGAAATCTTGAACAAGCGTATGCCGCATTTAAATTAAAGGATGTGGACAATAATAAGTTTATTTTAAACGATCACAGAGCGATTGGAGATAAATGGAGAACAACTACCGGGACAGCAGATAATCCTGTTCCATTTGTATATTCAGATCGTTTCTTTATTCTGAAAGACCCAAACGGTTTTTATTTTAAACTGAAATTCACTTCTATGAAGAATTTAAAAGGAGAGCGTGGCTTTACATCTTTCGCATTCGATCCATTATAA
- a CDS encoding TonB-dependent receptor plug domain-containing protein yields MKKKVLSVLSLSIVFWMNAQEKDSLNQKKIEEVVITGQFTQRSINKSIYKVEVIDAEQIKNMAATNVADVLNQSLNIQITPDTRSGNSTATMMGLDGSYVKVLIDNIPVVGDTGLGSNIDLTKLSLNNIERIEIVKGSMGVEYGNGALAGVINIITKKGSSKKISVRASAQEETVRNNYDIKKKGNGRHIQNINIDYNIDNNWFANINFNHNQFMGYEGNKMGYKYLETDLKRGYEWNPKDQYDASALIRYSKNKTSFYYKLSYLNEGFNFYNPEVNVESLNDGNGGALYRSMDRKYNTNRWIHQFNIQTNLGHIQYMGDFSYQNQDRKFQDYNYDIPNRSILNKEEELSYYKTNVIYSRGMFSNFLDNKTFDFQLGYELDYTDGYASLIAGKFFTKAINRTLFTYSNFISGEWNISDKFSVRPGARLSVSEKFNNQFNYSLSARYKISENSNLRLVAGTANRFPTYEELYTYFVNLNHDIQGNPDLNPEKGFSTGAFWDQSFTTGNDWKIAYSVSGLYLDVRDKIEMLLIKEPSTYQFRNMDKYRNMLFSANVDFKKDQLALSLRSALGGTSVSMNSMYHTSPTDYQYQVQAGATVNYKLKNPGTSFALYYKYTGPGRIYVFENETSGFKLGRTDGFHMMDFIVSQPFWKDHLELSAGVKNIFDVTSINSTAMKADAHATTAPTGIVNLYYGRSYFARLTFQF; encoded by the coding sequence ATGAAGAAGAAGGTGCTTTCCGTTCTGTCATTATCCATTGTTTTTTGGATGAATGCACAAGAAAAGGATTCTCTTAATCAAAAGAAAATAGAAGAAGTTGTCATTACAGGGCAATTTACACAACGATCCATTAACAAATCTATATATAAGGTTGAAGTAATAGATGCTGAACAGATCAAAAACATGGCGGCAACCAATGTAGCTGATGTTTTAAATCAAAGTCTTAACATTCAAATCACTCCGGATACCCGTTCAGGAAATTCTACAGCCACTATGATGGGATTGGATGGAAGCTATGTTAAAGTTCTTATTGACAATATTCCGGTCGTAGGAGATACAGGTTTAGGAAGTAATATAGACCTTACCAAACTGTCATTGAATAATATCGAAAGAATCGAGATTGTCAAGGGAAGCATGGGGGTAGAATATGGAAATGGAGCACTTGCCGGGGTGATCAATATTATTACTAAGAAAGGCAGCTCAAAAAAGATCAGTGTAAGAGCTTCTGCTCAGGAAGAGACCGTAAGAAACAACTATGATATCAAGAAAAAAGGAAATGGAAGGCATATCCAGAATATAAATATTGATTATAATATTGATAATAACTGGTTTGCGAATATCAACTTCAACCATAATCAGTTTATGGGCTATGAAGGAAATAAAATGGGCTATAAATATCTAGAAACTGATCTTAAAAGAGGATATGAATGGAATCCTAAAGATCAATATGATGCCTCTGCTTTGATTCGATATTCAAAAAATAAAACTTCCTTCTATTATAAACTTTCGTATTTGAATGAAGGATTCAATTTCTACAATCCTGAAGTGAATGTAGAGTCACTTAATGACGGAAACGGTGGGGCTTTGTATCGAAGTATGGACAGAAAATATAATACCAACCGATGGATTCACCAGTTTAATATTCAGACAAACCTGGGGCATATTCAGTATATGGGAGATTTTTCTTACCAAAACCAGGATAGAAAGTTTCAGGATTATAATTATGATATTCCAAACAGATCTATTCTCAATAAAGAAGAAGAGCTGTCTTACTATAAAACAAATGTAATCTATTCAAGAGGGATGTTCAGTAATTTCCTTGATAATAAAACTTTCGACTTTCAATTGGGGTATGAATTAGATTATACGGATGGTTATGCTTCATTAATTGCCGGTAAATTTTTTACTAAAGCTATCAACAGAACTCTTTTTACCTACTCAAACTTTATTTCGGGAGAATGGAATATTTCTGATAAGTTCTCTGTAAGACCAGGTGCAAGGCTTTCAGTAAGTGAAAAATTCAATAATCAGTTTAATTATTCCCTTTCTGCAAGATATAAAATTTCTGAGAATTCAAACTTGAGATTAGTGGCTGGTACAGCAAACCGTTTTCCTACTTATGAAGAGCTTTATACATATTTTGTAAATCTTAATCATGACATTCAAGGAAATCCTGACCTGAATCCGGAAAAAGGTTTCTCTACAGGAGCATTTTGGGATCAGAGTTTTACAACAGGAAATGATTGGAAGATTGCCTATAGTGTCAGTGGTTTATATCTGGATGTAAGGGATAAGATAGAAATGCTTCTTATCAAAGAACCTTCTACTTACCAGTTTAGAAATATGGATAAATATAGAAATATGTTATTCTCAGCAAATGTTGATTTCAAAAAGGACCAATTGGCACTTTCCCTGAGAAGTGCTTTAGGGGGAACTTCGGTATCCATGAACTCAATGTATCATACTTCACCTACAGATTATCAGTACCAGGTACAGGCAGGGGCCACAGTTAACTATAAACTGAAAAATCCGGGAACTTCATTTGCCCTTTACTATAAATATACAGGTCCTGGAAGGATTTATGTATTTGAAAATGAAACGAGTGGATTTAAGCTTGGAAGAACAGATGGTTTTCATATGATGGACTTTATTGTAAGCCAGCCGTTCTGGAAAGATCATCTGGAGCTTTCAGCTGGAGTGAAAAATATCTTTGATGTTACCAGTATTAATTCTACAGCGATGAAGGCTGATGCTCATGCTACAACAGCTCCTACAGGTATTGTGAATTTATATTATGGCAGAAGCTATTTTGCCAGATTAACGTTTCAATTTTAA
- a CDS encoding T9SS type A sorting domain-containing protein, with translation MKLKLLLGALILTAFTAKAQVSTINENFDNFTAGNTTFPQFGWSTVVAPLVMNEAPFPVPPRMIVTNTSSNRVVQSYSGTNPTNPSYLISPQIQAPAGDKTLKFTTTLVSPSPGPGTIQIGLASNPTDMSTFVPVGNPITVSAIGTILNINVPIPASTSSYLVFKFTPSAMHVAVQIDDVVYDTTGSLAVNDKAVAQNEVKFFVNEDNMTLDFVAKKDPKNIQIYSSAGLKVAEGKLNGLRFNINGLQTGVYFIAIETAEGKTIQSKFIKK, from the coding sequence ATGAAACTAAAATTACTTTTAGGAGCATTGATACTTACAGCCTTTACCGCTAAGGCACAAGTATCAACTATCAACGAAAACTTCGATAACTTCACTGCGGGAAACACCACTTTCCCTCAGTTTGGCTGGTCTACCGTGGTAGCCCCACTGGTTATGAATGAAGCCCCATTCCCAGTTCCACCAAGAATGATCGTAACGAACACTAGTTCCAACAGAGTTGTTCAATCATATTCAGGAACAAACCCTACAAATCCATCTTATTTAATTTCTCCACAGATCCAGGCTCCTGCAGGAGACAAAACACTGAAGTTTACAACAACTTTGGTATCTCCATCCCCTGGTCCTGGAACTATTCAGATAGGATTAGCTTCTAATCCTACAGATATGTCAACTTTTGTTCCTGTTGGAAATCCTATTACAGTATCTGCAATTGGAACGATTCTGAATATAAATGTACCTATACCAGCATCTACATCGTCATATCTTGTGTTTAAATTTACACCTTCAGCGATGCACGTAGCTGTACAAATTGATGATGTTGTCTATGATACAACAGGTTCTTTGGCAGTTAATGACAAGGCAGTTGCCCAAAATGAAGTTAAGTTCTTTGTTAATGAAGATAATATGACCCTTGACTTTGTAGCGAAAAAAGATCCTAAAAACATCCAGATCTATTCTTCTGCTGGGTTAAAAGTAGCAGAAGGAAAACTGAACGGACTAAGATTTAATATCAATGGACTTCAGACCGGGGTTTACTTCATCGCTATTGAAACTGCTGAAGGAAAAACCATCCAATCAAAATTCATCAAAAAATAA
- a CDS encoding T9SS type A sorting domain-containing protein, whose translation MRTKLLLASLLALTVQQTVLAQTDALGYTQANMTLGSGYQNRSFFNFSDGNIVSQSATTWDVAFYRVSPYATGTRINDAKNIEVYTAATSLAEWDNININNEASWGEPLYNPDQITDWSQGAFEQGPITGPNPNIPSTGWGVYNPVNHHINGKAIFVLKYASGTYIKFAIEDAFSGYTFKYSKWDGTAWTPTETRTLANGTDDAYFNYFSFDTGAKVPNMEPSKNAWDLVFTKYFTFYNGVQMYPVAGAIQGPGLKVAMVDPETQQVADGNIPAASNFSSNITTIGHSWKVITTLKNNVVYYVKKGNDYYRMYFTQSDGSSTGNMYFKYKKITGSLGITEVSKKASFGIYPNPTTADKKVTVLFDVKEKASNKGSIEVYDLTGKKVHAAELTNQTGFYRQDLNLAHLPSGNYLVKINFGGTSETKKLIVK comes from the coding sequence ATGAGAACAAAACTATTATTGGCATCGTTGCTTGCTCTTACTGTTCAACAGACTGTGTTAGCGCAGACAGATGCATTAGGGTACACACAAGCAAATATGACGTTGGGAAGTGGGTATCAAAATCGTTCATTCTTTAATTTTTCTGATGGAAATATCGTTTCTCAATCTGCTACTACATGGGATGTAGCATTCTATAGAGTTTCTCCTTATGCAACAGGAACAAGAATTAATGATGCTAAGAACATTGAAGTATATACCGCTGCAACCAGTTTAGCAGAATGGGATAATATCAATATAAACAATGAAGCTTCTTGGGGAGAGCCACTTTATAACCCTGATCAAATTACGGACTGGAGTCAGGGAGCCTTTGAACAGGGTCCTATTACAGGTCCTAACCCCAATATTCCTTCTACAGGATGGGGAGTTTATAATCCGGTGAACCACCATATTAATGGAAAAGCAATTTTTGTTCTAAAATATGCTTCAGGAACTTATATTAAATTTGCTATTGAAGATGCATTTTCAGGATACACTTTTAAATATTCCAAGTGGGATGGTACTGCATGGACACCAACTGAAACAAGAACTTTAGCTAACGGAACTGATGACGCTTATTTCAACTATTTCTCATTTGATACCGGAGCAAAAGTTCCTAATATGGAACCTTCAAAAAATGCGTGGGACTTAGTATTTACAAAATATTTCACCTTCTATAATGGAGTTCAGATGTATCCTGTTGCAGGAGCCATTCAGGGCCCAGGTCTGAAAGTTGCCATGGTAGATCCTGAAACTCAACAGGTAGCTGATGGAAACATTCCTGCAGCCAGTAATTTTTCATCCAATATTACTACAATTGGGCATTCATGGAAAGTGATTACTACTTTGAAGAATAACGTTGTGTATTATGTCAAAAAAGGGAATGATTATTACAGAATGTACTTCACACAAAGTGATGGTTCAAGCACTGGAAACATGTATTTTAAATACAAAAAGATTACCGGATCACTGGGAATTACAGAGGTAAGTAAAAAAGCTTCTTTTGGAATCTATCCGAACCCTACCACTGCGGATAAAAAAGTAACGGTTCTATTTGATGTTAAAGAAAAAGCAAGCAATAAAGGAAGTATAGAAGTATATGACCTAACCGGAAAAAAGGTACATGCTGCTGAATTAACCAATCAGACAGGGTTCTACAGACAAGATCTGAACCTGGCTCATCTTCCTTCAGGAAATTATCTTGTAAAAATTAACTTTGGAGGAACTTCGGAAACGAAAAAACTTATCGTAAAATAA